The Microplitis mediator isolate UGA2020A chromosome 10, iyMicMedi2.1, whole genome shotgun sequence genomic sequence ttaattatattaattatcagtttataaaaaataacaatcaatTTTCGAgctaataactttttaaatttaaattatatttgaaatttaccgCGCATTGACGCGCAGTATTCAAATATTACGCCGCGCAAAAGCACATGCGCTGCCGTTGCAGGAGTTGACTATTTTCGATGCTGCTGCAACGgagaattttaaatgattgtattaaattactgaaattatttaacagtTGATAATGTAGTTTAACAGTttcgacatatatatttatgttacctatgcaatttaattgattaattctataaataattggTTTTATCTTGATcgcgataaaaaataatttccacaCAAAAGTCATatgtgtaattaataaaatgtacaATGAGAGCTGTAGTATTgatcgtaataaattattaaacttaacctaataatttataagtaaataaataaaaataaataaacagacaATGAATTTTCTGGAACGATGTCCGGGTATGTACTGTGGCCGCGAGCTACTTTTTGATGGAAATTGGACTGACTGCGGTGCTTGTCCACGAGGATTCCGTACCAATTCATCATCAGCATGTGTACCCTGTGATGACATGCTCATTTTTTATGACTGGCTGTACTTGGGATTCATGGCATTGCTTGCACTAGTGTTGCACTGGTTCTGCATTGACATGGTGGCACTGAGACGTAACATACCCCTAGAAGTAATTGTTATTCACTTGTCAGCTCTCTTTGAAATCACATGTGCGTCACTGATTACCCTACAAGTGACTAATCCTGTTGGATCATATCAAGTAAAATCATGCAGGGCCAGAAAATTATCTGACTGGTACACTTTGCTACACAACCCGACTCCAAATTATGAGACTTCGCTGCACTGTACTCAGGAAGCTGTCTACCCACTGTTAGTATTCAGTTCAATTctcatatttacatatttatctGTTACTTAAACGTCATATTCTTCTTCTAGGTATacaatggtttttattttctactccCTCAGTGTAACCATCATGTTGTTGGTAAGACCTTTGCTCGTAAGAAGATATTTACCTAAAcaaggtaaatattctatttatGCTGCTCTGTATTTTTTTCCCGTCCTCACATTACTGCACGCGGTTGGAGGCGGATTGATATGTAAGTTGGTCTATatgtttatttcataaaaattcaaattaataaaataataaattaattataaatttacagacTACTCGTTCCCgtacattataattattttatcagtctTATCAAATGCAGCACATTTTGCGTTTAAATTAAACCAGGTATCagtcaattttatataatttaaataaatgttaattgataaaattggGCGCCAATAAAGCACActcagcgctttcgcgcttgaggtgtgcaattaataatttatatatttcagacaatgaaatcattattattaagttcAGTGTCAGATGTCAGAAATGTTATTGTAATTCTTGGACACTGGCTGTTACATGGATACGGAATAATGTCAGTTGCAACATTACGCGGTGTAAATATCCATCCCTCGATGCTTCTTCTGGTACCTCTGCCAGCGTTTTTTTACATACTTACCGCGAGGTTTACTGATCCGCATAAACTTCATGCTGAATAATTTACGAGTACTAATTACAATACAGGgtaattcttattatttttattttaattgtttattaaaatctatacTCTATAGTTTCTctacaattttttgtttatttttattatcatttaaattcaataagaGAAATCTCATAATTAACTCGCAAAATTGATTACgatgattgtaaaaaatatctgcttcaaaaatttgacacgtgacgacaaaaagtaaattacaaataattgtaaattaagtCATTCaaacgatttttaaattaaaattacttgttTAGGACggaaagaagaaaaatttccTATGGCTCCTTGGACCAACACCTGTACGtcgtatttatataaaaaaaggctgacaaaaaaaaaatttatgtcatCCTTTGAAAAGACATCTCTAAGCGTCTCAGTGCTACTTGGGAATATAgagtatttgttattttgttttttaaattaaatagaaaaaaaaatacaatttttatattgatgcTGTGATTAacgttttattaatatttcggCTAATTAAATATACTTAAGCCTCACACAATTGAGTAAATGCATTCTTAATGTCgcagtattatttattaatttcaaattaatccTTCTTCACTGGTACAAACATCAGTACCAAAGTACTCTTCGTAGCCATTGGAATTTTATTTGAGAAATacgttctaaaaaaaataaaaaagtgtttactatttcattaatttttgttactttgtaaataaatatacaaacagATCATTgacatattaattatttaaataaaatacttacggAGCGACagttgttttattttcagcGTAATTTTCACTGTAACCAACCACATTGAGCTCTGAAGGTACTGATTCAATTTCCGAAACATCTATTTCCGTATTTTGATCAGAGCTTTGGTAGACCACTAAATATCCTGGCGATCCAGGCTTTATcctattgaataaattaattttataataattatctaatatttaaaataagtgatgt encodes the following:
- the LOC130676276 gene encoding JNK1/MAPK8-associated membrane protein is translated as MNFLERCPGMYCGRELLFDGNWTDCGACPRGFRTNSSSACVPCDDMLIFYDWLYLGFMALLALVLHWFCIDMVALRRNIPLEVIVIHLSALFEITCASLITLQVTNPVGSYQVKSCRARKLSDWYTLLHNPTPNYETSLHCTQEAVYPLYTMVFIFYSLSVTIMLLVRPLLVRRYLPKQGKYSIYAALYFFPVLTLLHAVGGGLIYYSFPYIIIILSVLSNAAHFAFKLNQTMKSLLLSSVSDVRNVIVILGHWLLHGYGIMSVATLRGVNIHPSMLLLVPLPAFFYILTARFTDPHKLHAE